In a single window of the Gossypium hirsutum isolate 1008001.06 chromosome D02, Gossypium_hirsutum_v2.1, whole genome shotgun sequence genome:
- the LOC107934837 gene encoding protein PUTATIVE RECOMBINATION INITIATION DEFECT 1: protein MMFEDPQEPDISFAADHFPDQEPDVIQCSQGHRTTLSLRTQQGGSICLLCLSNLISNPRAPTLHVSYVLSQLSDALSQPLFLTSLLSFHPHFLISPLLHALSSFDDDPIAQQLIDIISALCASANDSVTADFIAQVAEKLSSGALAWSRRQLYMLHCLGILLNCQINDPCMHIRDKEALVSNLVAGLQLPSDEIRGEILFVLYKLSIQGYASRDGLGANVLQAFCPSLLRLSMEALLKTQRDDVRLNGVAFLMLLAQIGLFGNGHGNEINSLSSDEADHLMQTLEDGLDEFPLSVLFAEAIKGPLLSSDSQVQISTLDLIFHYLTRGDASPKQIQILIEENIVDYVFEILRLSECKDPLVYSCVRVLNLFPCTEQSFRQRLIIGFQTLIPVLRYVAEVPFHPAQTFTLMLIQNCVSDCPGIASTSNIEELALILSRMLERHRDGEIGMIPETFLLVCSIFVALLKFPSSQGASNLPALLQESLKHAVLACLTISEKDPGQLLHCLYLLKEAYSYSHEACSANTSTNLELRTCIVDICTSHILPWFSMAVNELDEETVMGVFETFHFILIQHPDIQATELAKVLLSSSWFCFSFGCLGLFPAEKMKWRVYLMLSSLVEVLLGNQAGQPIRDAVFSLPSDPIDLLFLLGQKNSHDLDLSSCQDAVLLLLHFSCLHDDWLADEISVLASLEQYILVNSGDFLSGSIDSLAMMQVLNLYGLCRGLAKASNQVSHSLEAERILFHMLCRSEWDLPSAVIHPVAVRWLFQQEKISKPLTCQLLKFCRRDFSDGNKILIHRDNSHTIDVRVIADLVARRDNHAAKLLMCLLVELAEEGAQNQDIKAVVNLLLTVINIFPAASDQLCLHGIGNAILMVVYYNSSHSSSSELLLAILLLLFNILSTVHHETLSDGESWLALSTKLIDCLIPAVRKYGWNHEGLLLVGILSLILHHSSSHALIEASKSIIFNASLISTINSTVQVVSSKGPALIEHDEGTSSGENLIFLLLLYYFTLRCFHAVLPEVPEWETFLKSPDMAQPVSIINIHFHDLCRMIHFGSPMVKLVASSCLLEFLSGISYQKKGKHVESQCFMGYIMSIMTVLEGQVFNDDIRVAMNCCLCLSIILGWEKELEMQESRVARSSWYRLIVEEMAMSLAVPCLASKSFINYHKPAVHLTVALLKLEKIPGWIRTVFDDVSISCIIENLKVMDVTPEMVLLFRALLNSGFLKAEHIASLNHVFQACRKRMYNNSKGHTTDKHDQKSVTWSDDVGEICEYLIHLMVSSSDTNSGNKRLFQEIEMFFRSLTEEGNIAQP, encoded by the exons ATGATGTTTGAAGATCCGCAAGAACCGGATATCTCCTTCGCCGCCGATCATTTTCCCGATCAAGAACCGGACGTTATCCAATGCTCTCAAGGCCACCGCACCACCTTATCCCTTCGCACCCAACAAGGCGGCTCCATCTGCCTCCTCTGCCTCTCTAACCTCATCTCCAACCCACGCGCTCCCACTCTCCATGTCTCCTACGTTCTCTCCCAACTCTCCGACGCCCTTTCTCAACCACTTTTCCTCACCTCCCTCCTTTCCTTCCACCCTCACTTCCTCATCTCCCCTCTCCTCCACGCGCTCTCTTCCTTCGACGACGATCCCATCGCTCAACAACTCATTGATATAATCTCCGCTCTTTGCGCTTCTGCTAATGATTCTGTCACCGCAGATTTCATTGCGCAAGTTGCCGAAAAACTCTCTTCTGGCGCGTTAGCGTGGAGTCGAAGGCAGCTTTATATG CTGCATTGCTTAGGAATTCTTTTGAACTGCCAAATAAATGATCCTTGTATGCACATCAGAGACAAAGAAGCTCTAGTATCCAATTTGGTAGCCGGTCTTCAATTGCCAAG CGATGAAATCCGAGGAGAGATTCTTTTTGTTCTGTATAAACTATCTATTCAAGGATATGCATCTAGAGATGGTTTAGGAGCAAATGTTCTTCAGGCCTTTTGTCCCAGTCTGTTGCGTCTGTCAATGGAGGCACTTCTGAAAACCCAAAGAGATGATGTACGATTGAATGGAGTAG CTTTTCTAATGCTCTTGGCACAAATTGGATTGTTTGGAAATGGACATGGAAATGAAATAAACAGCTTGAGTTCTGATGAAGCAGACCACTTAATGCAAACGTTAGAAGATGGACTAGATGAATTCCCATTGAGCGTATTGTTTGCTGAGGCCATCAAAGGCCCACTTCTTTCATCGGACAGCCAAGTGCAAATCAGCACATTGGATCTGATTTTCCACTACTTGACACGTGGAGATGCTTCCCCCAAACAGATTCAAATTTTGATAGAAGAAAATATTGTGGATTATGTGTTTGAGATATTAAGATTGTCAG AATGCAAGGATCCCCTGGTCTACTCTTGTGTTAGGGTTCTTAATCTCTTTCCTTGTACTGAGCAGTCTTTCAGACAAAGGCTTATTATTGGTTTCCAAACTCTGATTCCGGTGCTTCGTTATGTGGCTGAAGTTCCTTTCCATCCTGCTCAAACATTCACACTTATGCTTATACAAAACTGTGTTTCTGATTGCCCTGGAATAGCATCAACCTCTAACATTGAAGAATTAGCTCTTATTTTGTCGAGGATGCTTGAAAGGCATAGAGATGGGGAAATTGGCATGATTCCAGAGACATTCCTATTGGTTTGTTCAATCTTTGTAGCTCTTTTAAAATTCCCTTCTTCTCAAGGGGCTTCAAATCTTCCAGCATTACTTCAAGAATCATTGAAACATGCTGTTTTAGCTTGTCTGACTATCTCTGAGAAAGATCCAGGTCAACTCTTACATTGTTTATACCTTCTTAAAGAAGCATATTCATACAGTCACGAAGCGTGCTCTGCAAACACATCTACCAACTTGGAACTGCGAACTTGTATTGTGGACATATGTACCTCACATATATTACCTTGGTTTTCCATGGCTGTTAACGAACTTGATGAGGAAACTGTCATGGGGGTATTCGAAACATTCCATTTTATACTGATTCAGCATCCTGATATCCAAGCAACAGAACTAGCAAAAGTCCTACTTTCATCCTCTTGGTTCTGTTTTTCATTTGGATGTCTCGGACTGTTTCCTGCTGAAAAGATGAAATGGAGAGTATATCTAATGCTCAGTTCACTTGTGGAAGTTCTTTTGGGAAATCAAGCCGGACAACCAATTAGAGATGCTGTTTTTTCTCTTCCATCTGATCCTATTGATTTGCTGTTTCTGCTTGGGCAGAAGAACTCCCATGATTTAGATTTGTCTTCTTGCCAAGATGCAGTTTTGTTGCTTTTGCATTTCAGTTGCCTGCATGATGACTG GCTTGCAGATGAGATATCGGTTTTAGCTTCTCTGGAGCAATATATTCTTGTTAACAGTGGAGATTTCCTCTCTGGGAGCATTGATTCCTTGGCAATGATGCAAGTGTTGAATCTTTACGGCCTATGTAGAGGTCTTGCTAAGGCAAGCAATCAAGTCTCTCACAGCCTGGAAGCTGAGAGGATCTTGTTCCATATGCTGTGTCGAAGTGAATGGGATTTGCCTTCTGCAGTGATTCATCCAGTTGCAGTGAGATGGTTGTTCCAACAGGAGAAAATCAGCAAACCATTAACGTGCCAGCTTCTAAAATTCTGCAGAAGAGATTTCTCAGATGGAAACAAAATACTCATTCATAGGGACAATAGTCACACTATAGATGTAAGAGTAATTGCAGACTTGGTAGCTAGGAGAGATAACCACGCTGCAAAGCTTTTGATGTGTTTATTAGTAGAGCTTGCTGAGGAAGGAGCCCAAAATCAAGACATTAAAGCAGTAGTAAATCTTCTATTAACAGTCATTAACATCTTTCCAGCTGCCTCGGACCAACTATGCTTGCATGGAATAGGCAATGCAATATTAATGGTAGTTTATTACAATTCAAGTCATTCTTCTTCCTCAGAGTTACTTCTGGCCATCTTACTTCTGCTATTTAACATTCTAAGTACAGTGCACCATGAAACACTTTCTGATGGCGAATCTTGGCTTGCATTGTCTACAAAG TTGATAGATTGCTTAATTCCTGCAGTTAGAAAGTATGGCTGGAATCATGAAGGTCTACTTTTAGTGGGAATTCTCTCCTTGATTTTGCATCATTCTTCTAGCCATGCACTCATTGAGGCTTCGAAAAGTATAATTTTTAATGCTTCCTTGATCTCTACCATCAACAGCACAGTCCAGGTTGTCTCTTCAAAGGGACCTGCTCTAATAGAGCATGATGAGGGAACAAGCTCTGGCGAAAATCTAATATTTTTGCTTTTGTTATACTACTTCACCTTAAGATG CTTCCATGCCGTTTTACCAGAGGTTCCAGAGTGGGAAACTTTCCTCAAATCACCAGATATGGCACAACCAGTTTCCATAATCAATATTCACTTCCATGATTTGTGCAGGATGATACATTTTGGGTCTCCAATGGTCAAGCTTGTTGCTTCATCTTGCCTGTTGGAGTTTCTTTCAGGAATATCATATCAGAAAAAAGGGAAACATGTGGAGTCACAGTGCTTCATGGGTTACATAATGTCCATAATGACTGTATTAGAAGGTCAGGTATTTAACGATGACATTCGGGTAGCAATGAACTGTTGCCTTTGCTTATCAATAATTTTAGGGTGGGAAAAAGAACTAGAAATGCAGGAATCAAGAGTTGCGAGAAGTAGCTGGTATAGACTAATTGTGGAGGAAATGGCTATGTCTTTGGCAGTTCCATGCTTAGCATCAAAATCATTCATCAATTACCACAAACCTGCTGTTCATCTTACTGTCGCATTGCTAAAACTAGAGAAGATTCCCGGGTGGATCCGAACCGTGTTCGATGACGTTTCCATATCTTGTATAATCGAAAACCTTAAAGTCATGGATGTTACCCCTGAGATGGTGCTTTTATTTCGAGCTCTCCTAAACTCTGGATTCTTGAAGGCAGAGCATATAGCCAGTCTTAATCATGTATTCCAG GCATGCAGAAAACGCATGTACAACAACAGTAAAGGACATACGACAGATAAGCATGATCAGAAGAGTGTGACCTGGTCAGATGATGTGGGAGAAATTTGTGAGTATCTCATTCACTTGATGGTATCTTCTTCAGACACAAATTCTGGGAACAAAAGATTGTTTCAAGAAATAGAAATGTTTTTCCGCAGTTTAACAGAAGAAGGTAATATAGCTCAACCTTAA